One window from the genome of Natronomonas pharaonis DSM 2160 encodes:
- a CDS encoding helix-hairpin-helix domain-containing protein: MGVFKLLRTVFGLGRSEGTSGTEVSVEHEPEGGDDTDELSEADEDTDGASDADDAVAAETDAAASTGSMAEEPTSDPETAAEPAEAGAGVSDHSGTDTVAAESAEAAGPVPDEPEGGDEPVENVNGIGPAYAKRLSDAGIETVTQLLDADPEAVADETDLSAKRISGWQENAEER; this comes from the coding sequence ATGGGCGTGTTCAAACTACTACGGACAGTGTTCGGCCTTGGCCGCTCGGAAGGTACCAGCGGAACCGAAGTCTCGGTCGAACACGAACCGGAAGGGGGAGATGACACAGACGAACTATCGGAGGCGGACGAAGACACAGACGGAGCGTCGGACGCAGACGACGCCGTCGCCGCAGAAACCGACGCGGCAGCTTCAACAGGGTCAATGGCAGAAGAGCCGACGAGCGACCCCGAGACGGCCGCGGAGCCGGCTGAAGCCGGTGCCGGTGTGTCCGACCACAGCGGTACCGACACTGTCGCCGCCGAAAGCGCCGAAGCAGCAGGGCCGGTGCCGGACGAACCGGAAGGCGGGGACGAGCCGGTCGAAAACGTCAACGGCATTGGCCCGGCCTACGCGAAGCGACTTTCCGACGCCGGCATCGAAACGGTCACGCAGCTACTCGATGCCGACCCCGAAGCGGTCGCCGACGAGACCGACCTCTCGGCAAAGCGTATCAGCGGCTGGCAGGAAAACGCCGAGGAACGGTAG
- a CDS encoding shikimate dehydrogenase, producing the protein MDVYGLIGNPVEHSVSPPMHEAAYEALGLDARYVTFEPASEQLDTALEGASALGVRGLNVTIPFKEDVLDVVEPDPLAERIGAVNTIDFEGEPTGHNTDAAGVIRAFQHHDVERSGTAVVVGAGGAGRAAAFALADEGMEVHIANRTVSRATALATEVPDATGHGLDELAELVPDADVLVNATSVGMEADETPVPKRHLHEGLAVLDAVYAPLETRLLREADAAGATTIDGAWMLLFQGVEAFEIWTGKAAPVEPMNEALRSSL; encoded by the coding sequence ATGGACGTTTACGGACTCATCGGCAACCCTGTCGAGCACTCAGTTTCGCCGCCGATGCACGAAGCAGCATACGAAGCGTTGGGGCTGGACGCCCGCTACGTCACGTTCGAGCCCGCCAGCGAACAGTTGGATACCGCGCTTGAGGGAGCGTCGGCGCTCGGCGTCCGCGGGCTGAACGTCACGATACCGTTCAAGGAGGACGTACTCGACGTAGTCGAGCCGGACCCGCTGGCCGAGCGAATCGGCGCGGTGAACACTATCGACTTCGAGGGTGAGCCGACCGGTCACAACACCGACGCAGCCGGCGTCATCCGGGCGTTCCAGCACCACGATGTCGAGCGTTCCGGGACCGCCGTCGTCGTTGGGGCCGGCGGAGCCGGGCGGGCTGCAGCGTTCGCCCTCGCCGATGAGGGGATGGAGGTCCACATCGCCAACCGGACGGTTTCGCGGGCAACAGCGCTCGCTACGGAGGTCCCCGACGCGACGGGCCACGGACTCGACGAACTGGCGGAGTTGGTCCCGGATGCCGACGTGCTGGTCAACGCGACGAGCGTCGGTATGGAGGCCGACGAGACGCCAGTGCCGAAAAGGCACCTCCACGAGGGGCTGGCCGTCCTCGATGCCGTCTATGCGCCGCTGGAAACGCGGTTGCTCCGGGAGGCCGACGCGGCCGGCGCGACAACCATCGACGGCGCGTGGATGCTCCTGTTCCAAGGCGTCGAAGCGTTCGAAATATGGACCGGAAAAGCGGCACCCGTCGAACCGATGAACGAGGCGCTCCGGTCGTCGTTATAA
- a CDS encoding D-aminoacyl-tRNA deacylase — MLAIVVSRADEASEHIGRKLRSLADWTEHEDERRADGAGGGTYYRTDRAELRIFDDLHIHLDGAASAFEEPDLLVFASRHSGDTGPLLTAHATGNFGPAEYGGGDGSLARAAPNALSAVRDAFETHAPDDYDVGIECTHHGPSTVGCSSLFVELGSGPDQWQDSEGAAAVARSILSLRGVEPHTERTVVGFGGGHYAPRFDRVLTDTDWGVGHVAADWSLTELGDPRDSRAVIAKAFQASGTEFALVDGDRPELEAVIEDLGFEVLSETFLQETTGVPLSLVGRLEDDCGPIDDGLRLGEPATGYDGEFVTEELPDELLDEANGVDRTAVREAADAVALAYGTADGGSLAVGPVALAAADDYRSLVESLAAVLDTKYDSVEIEASTVIAHREAFDPELARDAGVDEGPAFGKLSSGASVDVDGETVTPDDVHRVRERRFEF, encoded by the coding sequence ATGCTCGCTATCGTCGTCTCTCGCGCTGACGAGGCTTCCGAACATATCGGCCGGAAGCTTCGCTCGCTTGCCGACTGGACTGAACACGAAGACGAACGCCGCGCTGACGGCGCCGGTGGCGGTACCTACTACCGGACCGACAGGGCGGAACTGCGCATCTTCGATGACCTCCACATCCACCTCGACGGAGCGGCGTCGGCGTTCGAGGAGCCGGACCTCCTCGTCTTTGCTTCGCGACACTCCGGCGACACCGGACCGCTGCTGACCGCCCACGCGACGGGCAACTTCGGCCCCGCCGAGTACGGCGGCGGTGACGGCTCGCTCGCCCGCGCGGCCCCGAACGCCCTCTCGGCGGTTCGCGATGCCTTCGAGACGCACGCCCCGGACGACTACGATGTCGGCATCGAGTGTACCCACCACGGCCCGAGCACGGTCGGCTGCTCGTCGCTGTTTGTCGAACTCGGTAGCGGCCCCGACCAGTGGCAAGACTCCGAGGGTGCGGCGGCGGTCGCGCGTTCGATTCTGTCGCTGCGGGGCGTCGAACCGCACACCGAGCGCACCGTCGTTGGCTTCGGCGGCGGCCACTACGCCCCCCGGTTTGACCGCGTGCTGACCGACACTGACTGGGGCGTCGGCCACGTGGCTGCCGACTGGTCGCTGACGGAACTCGGCGACCCCCGTGACTCGCGAGCGGTCATCGCCAAGGCCTTTCAGGCCAGCGGCACCGAGTTCGCGCTCGTCGACGGCGACCGGCCGGAGCTGGAAGCCGTCATCGAGGACCTCGGCTTCGAGGTCCTCTCGGAGACGTTCCTCCAAGAGACGACGGGCGTTCCGCTGTCGCTCGTCGGCCGCCTCGAGGACGACTGTGGCCCCATCGATGACGGACTTCGGCTCGGCGAGCCAGCAACTGGGTATGACGGCGAGTTTGTCACTGAGGAGCTTCCTGACGAACTGCTCGACGAGGCCAACGGCGTCGACCGAACGGCGGTCCGCGAGGCCGCTGACGCGGTAGCGCTGGCCTATGGAACGGCCGACGGCGGCTCGCTGGCCGTCGGCCCGGTCGCGCTTGCGGCTGCTGATGATTACCGTTCGCTCGTCGAGTCGCTCGCGGCGGTTCTCGACACGAAGTACGACAGCGTTGAAATCGAAGCGTCGACGGTCATCGCCCATCGGGAGGCGTTTGACCCGGAGCTGGCCCGTGACGCCGGCGTTGATGAGGGGCCGGCCTTTGGCAAGCTCTCATCCGGGGCCTCGGTCGACGTGGACGGCGAGACCGTCACGCCGGACGATGTCCATCGGGTCCGAGAGCGTCGGTTCGAGTTCTGA
- the ftsZ gene encoding cell division protein FtsZ produces the protein MDSIIEDAIDEAEEDGEASSGDATPTDSADAGTTDADVKSSGTMTDEELASVVKDLQTKITVVGCGGAGGNTVTRMAEAGIHGAKLVAANTDAQHLATEVEADEKILIGRQRTGGRGAGSVPKIGEEAAQENLEDITNSIDGSDMVFITAGLGGGTGTGSAPVVAQAAQDQGALTIAIVTIPFTAEGERRRANADAGLERLRAVADTVIVIPNDRLLDYAPNMPLQDAFKICDRVLMRSVKGMTELITKPGLVNVDFADVKTIMENGGVAMIGLGESDSENKAQDSIRSALRSPLLDVEFDGAQSALVNVVGGPDMSIEEAEGVVEEIYDRIDPDARIIWGASVDPEFDGKMETMIVVTGVESPQIYGKSEVERERAAAGDDDIDYVE, from the coding sequence ATGGACTCGATTATCGAAGACGCTATCGACGAAGCCGAAGAGGACGGGGAGGCGTCGTCCGGGGACGCGACGCCGACCGACTCCGCCGACGCTGGCACTACTGACGCCGATGTGAAGTCGTCGGGGACGATGACCGACGAAGAGCTGGCAAGCGTCGTCAAGGACCTCCAGACGAAAATTACCGTCGTCGGCTGCGGCGGGGCCGGCGGCAACACCGTCACCCGGATGGCCGAAGCCGGCATCCACGGCGCAAAGCTCGTCGCCGCCAACACCGACGCCCAGCACCTCGCCACCGAGGTCGAAGCCGACGAGAAAATCCTCATCGGCCGCCAGCGGACCGGCGGCCGCGGGGCTGGTTCCGTACCGAAAATCGGCGAGGAAGCCGCCCAAGAAAACCTCGAAGATATCACGAACTCTATCGACGGCTCCGATATGGTCTTCATCACCGCCGGACTTGGTGGTGGGACGGGGACCGGCTCTGCGCCGGTCGTCGCACAGGCTGCCCAAGACCAAGGCGCGCTGACCATCGCCATCGTGACGATTCCCTTTACCGCCGAAGGCGAGCGCCGCCGTGCCAACGCCGACGCCGGCCTCGAACGCCTCCGAGCGGTCGCTGACACGGTCATCGTCATCCCCAACGACCGACTGCTCGATTACGCGCCGAACATGCCGCTGCAGGACGCGTTCAAAATCTGCGACCGCGTCCTCATGCGGTCTGTCAAGGGGATGACCGAACTGATCACCAAGCCGGGGCTGGTCAACGTCGACTTCGCTGACGTGAAGACAATCATGGAGAACGGCGGTGTCGCCATGATCGGCCTCGGCGAGTCCGATTCCGAAAACAAGGCCCAAGACTCCATCCGCTCTGCCCTCCGGTCGCCGCTGCTCGATGTCGAATTCGACGGCGCACAGAGCGCTCTCGTCAACGTCGTTGGTGGCCCCGACATGTCTATCGAGGAAGCCGAGGGCGTCGTCGAGGAGATCTACGACCGCATCGACCCCGACGCGCGCATCATCTGGGGTGCTTCGGTCGACCCCGAGTTCGACGGCAAGATGGAGACGATGATAGTCGTCACTGGCGTCGAGAGCCCACAGATTTACGGCAAAAGCGAAGTCGAGCGTGAGCGCGCTGCCGCCGGCGACGACGACATCGACTACGTCGAGTAG
- a CDS encoding protein translocase SEC61 complex subunit gamma codes for MKTPTDLTSYIRVLKLASTPTWDEFSKVATIAGLGILLVGFIGFVIFSIMTFVPGGP; via the coding sequence ATGAAAACGCCGACCGACCTCACGTCCTACATCCGCGTGTTGAAGCTCGCAAGCACGCCGACGTGGGATGAGTTCTCGAAGGTGGCGACCATCGCCGGCCTCGGCATCCTGCTCGTTGGCTTCATCGGCTTCGTCATCTTCTCGATTATGACGTTCGTGCCGGGTGGTCCGTGA
- a CDS encoding transcription elongation factor Spt5 yields the protein MAIYSVKTTASQERTVADMLISREEEGIHATLAPDALTSYVMVEADDTAAISRALEDIPHARTLVSEQPSPFSEVEHFLSPKPDVEGIAEGDIVELIAGPFKGEKAQVQRIDEGKDQVTVELYEATVPIPVTVRGDQIRVLDSEER from the coding sequence ATGGCGATCTACTCGGTCAAGACGACTGCCAGTCAGGAACGAACCGTCGCCGATATGCTCATCAGCCGCGAGGAGGAAGGCATCCACGCCACGCTTGCTCCCGACGCACTGACGAGCTACGTGATGGTCGAAGCCGACGACACCGCGGCCATCAGCCGGGCGCTTGAGGATATTCCACACGCACGGACGCTCGTCTCCGAGCAGCCGTCGCCGTTCAGCGAGGTCGAACACTTCCTCAGCCCAAAGCCCGATGTCGAGGGCATCGCGGAAGGCGACATCGTCGAACTCATCGCCGGTCCGTTCAAAGGCGAGAAAGCGCAGGTCCAGCGCATCGACGAGGGCAAAGACCAGGTGACAGTCGAACTCTACGAGGCGACGGTCCCGATTCCGGTTACGGTCCGCGGCGACCAGATTCGCGTACTCGACTCCGAAGAACGGTAA
- a CDS encoding DUF7565 family protein, which translates to MWECAIDGCEYATDDVEDLLVHQAEAHGQHTCKVCGTTVPDGFFAIRHAFTEHSRAEYLRNYEADTDDIRHREKVAKEIQKQADIERVVDRIKSEPAEPQA; encoded by the coding sequence ATGTGGGAGTGCGCAATCGACGGCTGTGAGTACGCCACCGACGATGTCGAGGACCTCCTCGTCCATCAGGCCGAGGCCCACGGACAGCACACCTGCAAAGTGTGCGGAACGACGGTTCCCGACGGCTTCTTTGCGATTCGACACGCCTTCACCGAACACTCGCGGGCGGAGTACCTCAGAAACTACGAGGCAGACACCGACGATATCCGACACCGCGAGAAGGTCGCAAAGGAGATTCAGAAACAGGCCGATATCGAGCGCGTCGTCGACCGTATCAAATCGGAACCGGCGGAGCCGCAGGCCTGA
- a CDS encoding PHP domain-containing protein: MDRFRLDAHVKVLDETVAERAKARGLDGLVYAPHFTRLPDIRERAAEFTDDDLLVVPGREVFTGDWRNRKHVLAVGLEAPVPDFITLEAAMAEFDRQDAAVLAPHPEFATVSLEAHDIRAHRDRIHAVEVYNPKHFATHNERARELAAEFELPAFGSSYAHLPGTVGEVWTGFDRRFETADELVAALREGVPRGVYHRDGPRHRLRCMAEFGHLFYENSWGKIDRLFLSGTEPTHPDHIAYDGRFDDVSVY, translated from the coding sequence ATGGACCGGTTCCGGCTCGACGCACACGTGAAGGTACTCGACGAGACAGTCGCTGAACGGGCGAAGGCACGCGGTCTCGATGGCCTCGTTTACGCGCCACACTTTACTCGGCTACCCGATATCCGCGAACGGGCCGCCGAGTTCACCGACGACGACCTGCTCGTCGTTCCCGGCCGCGAGGTGTTCACCGGCGACTGGCGCAACCGGAAGCACGTCCTCGCGGTCGGACTCGAAGCCCCCGTCCCCGATTTCATCACGCTCGAAGCCGCGATGGCCGAGTTCGATAGACAGGACGCTGCCGTGCTCGCGCCGCATCCGGAGTTCGCGACGGTGAGTCTCGAAGCCCACGACATCCGCGCCCACCGCGACCGGATCCACGCCGTCGAGGTCTACAACCCGAAACACTTCGCGACACACAACGAGCGGGCCCGTGAACTGGCTGCAGAATTCGAACTGCCGGCGTTCGGCTCCTCGTATGCCCATCTCCCGGGAACGGTCGGCGAGGTCTGGACCGGTTTCGACCGGCGGTTCGAAACTGCCGACGAACTCGTCGCGGCGCTTCGGGAGGGCGTCCCACGCGGTGTCTATCACCGGGACGGGCCGCGGCATCGGCTCCGTTGCATGGCCGAATTCGGCCACCTGTTTTACGAGAACAGTTGGGGGAAAATCGACCGCCTGTTCCTCTCCGGAACCGAGCCGACCCATCCGGACCACATCGCCTACGACGGCCGGTTCGACGACGTGAGCGTCTACTAG
- a CDS encoding metal-dependent hydrolase, whose amino-acid sequence MNKEGHVLNAVVLGVGLGFVLEPAGSMETLRTVVAVTVPVVLGALFPDVDTAFGKHRKTLHNLPILGLFVAFPFVFGNLSYVWIGVLTHYVLDYLGSRRGIALFYPLSSTEYGSPFGVTTSSRFANAVTLIVTGVELAVAVAIVHVLPAYVDIAELTAQLPV is encoded by the coding sequence ATGAACAAGGAGGGACACGTCCTCAACGCGGTGGTGCTCGGGGTCGGTCTCGGGTTCGTCCTCGAACCCGCGGGGTCGATGGAGACGCTCCGGACAGTCGTCGCCGTGACCGTACCGGTCGTCCTCGGGGCGCTGTTTCCGGATGTCGACACCGCATTCGGCAAGCACCGTAAAACGCTGCACAACCTCCCCATCCTCGGGCTTTTTGTCGCGTTCCCGTTCGTCTTCGGGAACCTCAGCTACGTCTGGATAGGCGTTCTCACCCACTACGTACTCGATTATCTGGGGAGCCGCCGGGGCATCGCGCTGTTTTATCCGCTTTCCAGTACCGAGTACGGCTCGCCGTTCGGCGTGACAACGTCCAGCCGGTTTGCCAACGCGGTGACGCTCATCGTCACCGGCGTTGAGTTGGCGGTCGCGGTGGCTATCGTCCACGTCCTCCCGGCGTACGTCGATATCGCCGAACTAACCGCACAGCTGCCGGTCTAG
- a CDS encoding CinA family protein: MNIERAVGEMLADRGEYVATAESCTGGLIGSLLTDIPGASDYFDRSIVTYSYDAKLEDLGVPREILDAEGAVSEPVAEQMARGVRDHAGVTWGVATTGIAGPEGGSEGKPVGTVYIGVARAADWGTGDSWWSVERYVFDGSRTEIKRQIAVQALEDLKTAAASEPR; encoded by the coding sequence ATGAATATCGAACGCGCCGTCGGCGAGATGCTGGCCGACCGCGGCGAGTACGTGGCGACGGCCGAGTCGTGTACCGGCGGCCTCATCGGGTCGCTACTGACCGACATACCGGGGGCAAGCGACTACTTCGACCGGTCTATCGTTACCTACAGCTACGATGCAAAGCTCGAAGACCTCGGCGTGCCCCGCGAGATACTCGACGCGGAGGGCGCGGTCAGCGAGCCGGTCGCCGAACAGATGGCTCGTGGTGTCCGCGACCACGCCGGCGTTACGTGGGGCGTCGCAACGACCGGTATCGCGGGACCGGAAGGCGGGTCCGAGGGAAAGCCAGTCGGAACGGTTTACATCGGCGTTGCCCGCGCCGCCGACTGGGGGACCGGCGACTCGTGGTGGTCGGTCGAACGATACGTCTTCGACGGCTCGCGGACGGAAATCAAGCGGCAGATCGCCGTGCAAGCACTCGAAGACCTCAAGACGGCAGCGGCGTCGGAACCACGCTGA
- a CDS encoding pyridoxal phosphate-dependent aminotransferase: protein MGDYDRPVFFHLMEYAANADRDVVDMVSGNPDWEPPEALREGLAAYVSADVDTFQYPPSEGLAELRAEIAARRGVDRERVVVTNGAGEANYLAMAEALESQPGDEILLVDPVYPYYHKRTELLGGTPTFVAADADGRVDPAAVRAAASDETAAIVVNSPNNPTGAVYGRETKQELVDIAERHDALLVSDEVYDHFVYEPDAFESALAFDSANVAVTNAFSKSMAITGFRVGYGVYPERLVDDIRTRHMLVNVAGSRPAQHAVLHALRETPAEYYERNRSMLEERIDAFCAALDAAGAEYTRPQGAFYVMARFDGYPGTLAHTERLIDEAGVAGMPGDAFGESRAEWLRFAVVTPRAEEAAERLANYFG, encoded by the coding sequence ATGGGCGACTACGACCGACCGGTCTTTTTCCACCTGATGGAGTATGCGGCCAACGCCGACCGGGACGTCGTCGACATGGTCTCGGGCAACCCCGACTGGGAGCCCCCCGAGGCGCTCCGTGAGGGGCTTGCGGCGTATGTGTCCGCCGATGTCGACACGTTCCAGTACCCGCCGAGCGAGGGGCTCGCCGAGCTTCGTGCCGAAATCGCTGCCCGACGTGGTGTCGACCGCGAGCGGGTCGTCGTCACGAACGGTGCCGGCGAAGCCAACTATCTGGCGATGGCCGAGGCGCTCGAATCGCAGCCGGGCGATGAAATCCTGCTTGTCGACCCGGTCTATCCCTACTACCACAAGCGGACCGAACTGCTCGGTGGGACGCCGACGTTCGTCGCTGCCGACGCTGATGGACGCGTCGACCCGGCGGCGGTTCGTGCGGCCGCAAGCGACGAGACGGCCGCTATCGTCGTCAACTCCCCGAACAACCCGACGGGCGCGGTCTACGGCCGCGAAACGAAACAGGAACTCGTCGATATCGCCGAACGCCACGATGCGCTCTTGGTCTCCGATGAGGTCTACGACCACTTCGTCTACGAACCGGACGCCTTCGAGTCGGCGCTTGCCTTCGACTCCGCCAACGTCGCTGTCACCAACGCCTTCTCGAAATCGATGGCCATCACCGGCTTCCGTGTCGGCTACGGGGTCTACCCGGAACGACTCGTCGACGACATCCGAACCCGCCACATGCTCGTCAATGTCGCCGGCTCGCGGCCGGCCCAGCACGCCGTGTTACACGCGTTGCGTGAGACACCGGCCGAATACTACGAGCGCAACCGGTCGATGCTCGAAGAGCGCATCGATGCGTTCTGTGCGGCACTGGATGCGGCCGGCGCTGAGTACACCCGGCCACAGGGGGCATTTTATGTGATGGCACGGTTCGATGGGTATCCGGGAACGCTTGCACACACCGAGCGGCTCATCGACGAGGCGGGCGTCGCAGGGATGCCCGGAGATGCCTTCGGCGAGTCGCGCGCCGAGTGGCTTCGGTTTGCGGTCGTCACGCCGCGCGCAGAAGAGGCCGCAGAGCGGTTGGCGAACTACTTCGGGTAG
- a CDS encoding monovalent cation/H+ antiporter subunit D family protein: MDAYSWLLAVIILLPLISASVPIAASVRWKNVGWAIAAVVVSATFAMSVALAWMVPRAEDRLLAHQLGGVEVPIGIELFADEFSVIVLLLVLAVCLGVLVFTRIGGPRGNAFYSGFLLLVGGMMGILLTGDLFNMYVFLEIMAISSYALVSASKYRWSTYAAFKYLLVGTVGAGFYLLGVALVLASTGTLTMRLLPELLAAVGYTDPVVVAAFILMAVGLAIKIALFPVHTWLADAHASAPDGISAVISALVPAVAVYAFARVLFTVYTLDFIAANPVIGNLLLVAALFSLFAGSFFALLQDHIKLVLAYSTVSQFGLIFVGIAIANETAVFGAILQIFGHGVVKASLFVLAGMFALRFGGIRTLKEYSGVAERAPIMAGAFAVLGIAMIGLPPTVGFAGKWYIALGAFEAGLWQVSLLVLGSTLLSAGYILPFINRIYFHPFEGEDVDAAKVTTGMLIAIIIGAGIGLLLGFASAEIQAAVSTAVERLVA, translated from the coding sequence ATGGACGCATACAGCTGGCTGCTGGCGGTCATCATCCTCCTGCCGCTGATTTCCGCGTCGGTGCCGATTGCGGCGTCTGTCCGCTGGAAGAACGTTGGCTGGGCCATCGCCGCCGTCGTCGTCTCCGCGACGTTCGCGATGTCGGTTGCCCTCGCGTGGATGGTCCCGCGGGCAGAAGACAGGCTCCTCGCCCACCAGCTCGGCGGTGTCGAGGTACCTATCGGTATCGAGCTGTTCGCCGACGAGTTCTCAGTTATTGTTCTTCTGCTCGTGTTAGCGGTTTGTCTCGGCGTGCTCGTGTTTACTCGCATCGGCGGGCCACGGGGGAACGCCTTCTACAGCGGATTCTTGCTCCTTGTCGGCGGGATGATGGGCATCCTGCTCACTGGCGACCTGTTCAATATGTATGTCTTCCTCGAGATCATGGCGATCTCCTCGTATGCCTTGGTCTCAGCCTCGAAATACCGGTGGTCGACCTACGCCGCATTCAAGTATCTGCTCGTCGGCACGGTCGGAGCCGGCTTCTACCTGCTTGGGGTTGCACTGGTGCTTGCTTCAACCGGGACGCTGACGATGCGGCTGCTGCCCGAGCTGCTGGCCGCTGTCGGCTACACCGACCCCGTGGTGGTCGCCGCGTTCATCCTGATGGCGGTCGGGCTCGCCATCAAAATCGCGCTCTTCCCGGTGCACACGTGGCTGGCTGACGCCCACGCATCCGCGCCGGACGGCATCAGCGCCGTCATCTCCGCGCTGGTGCCCGCCGTCGCGGTCTACGCCTTTGCCCGCGTGCTCTTTACCGTCTACACGCTCGATTTCATCGCGGCAAACCCCGTTATCGGGAACCTGCTGCTCGTCGCCGCCCTCTTTAGCCTCTTTGCCGGGAGCTTCTTCGCACTCCTGCAGGACCACATCAAGCTCGTGCTCGCGTATTCGACGGTCTCGCAGTTCGGGCTAATATTCGTCGGCATCGCAATCGCAAACGAGACCGCGGTCTTCGGCGCGATACTCCAGATATTCGGCCACGGCGTTGTCAAGGCCTCGCTGTTCGTGCTGGCCGGGATGTTCGCTCTGCGGTTCGGCGGCATCCGGACGCTCAAGGAGTACAGCGGGGTCGCTGAACGAGCGCCGATAATGGCCGGGGCCTTCGCCGTGCTCGGCATTGCGATGATCGGTCTGCCGCCGACGGTCGGGTTCGCCGGCAAGTGGTACATCGCGCTGGGGGCCTTCGAGGCGGGGCTGTGGCAGGTTTCGCTGCTCGTGCTCGGTAGCACGCTGCTTTCGGCGGGCTACATCCTGCCGTTCATCAACCGGATTTACTTCCATCCCTTCGAAGGCGAGGACGTCGACGCGGCGAAGGTTACCACGGGAATGCTAATCGCCATCATCATCGGAGCGGGAATCGGGCTGCTGCTCGGCTTCGCCTCCGCCGAGATTCAGGCGGCGGTCAGTACGGCTGTCGAACGACTGGTCGCATAA